A genome region from Acidobacteriota bacterium includes the following:
- the thrA gene encoding bifunctional aspartate kinase/homoserine dehydrogenase I encodes MKILKFGGSSLATPERVLTVAGILDDALARGPIAVVLSAFGGVTDQLLAAAAAASDRDAGYRETLAGLAERHLAAVETLASEEERADLRGQVEVAFEDLADLLRGVWLLREASPRTLDSVSSYGERLSVHIVAAALRRVGIDAEACDARRLVMTDAAFGHAQVEQDETYANLRSHFEGASKVQVVTGFLGATRDGETTTLGRGGSDYTASLLGAALAAEAVELWTDVDGVMSADPRQVPSARPIPRLGYEDLMELSHFGAKVVYPPSVHPARAAGVPLAIKNTLRPAVPGTRVDLGSDRPGEPLSGGPVCGVTSIRPVALLRLEGAGMVGVPGIAMRLFGALAREAVSVILISQASSEHSICFAIEPSTIADAERAIGAEFALERQSGRIDDLVVEQDLAIVAVVGSGMREQPGIGSRLFGVLGEGRINVRAIAQGSSERNISLVVAAADETRALEAIHGAFFGEASSPPTGVPADAPPVELFVAGAGRVGGELFKQLSGRRDALAAEGIDLAIAAVANSSRMLARAEGRGLDPAAVVDSLAEGGEPSGVEGLVDFALGGSGPARIFVDVTASPSVAAFYDRLLEDGVSVVTANKLRLAGPLEGWRSLRRLTGRRSDQPAGRLYFETTVGAGLPVIRTLADLLATGDRLVAVEGVFSGTLSYLMSRLEEGVRLSEAVREAWQKGFTEPDPRQDLGGLDAARKLLILARLAGHELAPEEVEVEPLVPDGPPNEPLDDFWLRLAQHDDAFEERLAAVRASGRRLRYRASFRPGDDDGSPRVALEEVPEDHPLAGVTGSDNMAVFTTERYRQSPLVIRGRGAGPEVTAAGVFADILRAVAEANR; translated from the coding sequence GTGAAGATTCTCAAATTCGGTGGCTCGTCCCTCGCGACCCCCGAGCGGGTCCTCACCGTCGCCGGAATTCTCGACGATGCCCTCGCCCGCGGGCCCATCGCGGTCGTCCTGTCGGCCTTCGGTGGGGTGACGGATCAGCTACTGGCCGCGGCGGCTGCCGCCAGCGACCGCGACGCAGGCTACCGGGAGACCCTCGCCGGCCTCGCGGAGCGCCACCTCGCCGCCGTCGAGACCCTGGCCTCGGAAGAGGAGCGAGCTGATCTGCGCGGCCAGGTCGAGGTCGCCTTTGAAGATCTGGCGGATCTGCTGCGCGGCGTCTGGCTGCTGCGGGAGGCGAGTCCCCGCACCCTCGACAGCGTGTCGAGCTACGGCGAGCGCCTGTCCGTCCACATCGTGGCGGCGGCCCTGCGGCGAGTGGGGATCGACGCCGAGGCCTGTGACGCGCGGCGCCTGGTGATGACCGATGCGGCCTTTGGCCACGCCCAGGTGGAGCAAGACGAGACCTACGCCAATCTGCGGTCCCACTTCGAAGGCGCCAGCAAAGTGCAGGTGGTCACCGGCTTTCTCGGTGCCACCCGGGACGGCGAAACCACTACCCTTGGGCGCGGCGGCTCGGACTACACCGCATCGCTGTTGGGCGCCGCCCTGGCGGCCGAGGCGGTGGAACTGTGGACCGATGTCGACGGGGTGATGAGTGCCGACCCGCGACAGGTGCCGAGCGCCCGGCCGATTCCACGCCTCGGCTACGAAGACCTGATGGAGCTGTCGCACTTCGGTGCCAAGGTGGTGTATCCGCCGAGCGTCCATCCGGCGCGGGCCGCCGGCGTGCCGCTGGCGATCAAGAACACCCTCCGGCCCGCGGTGCCGGGAACGCGGGTGGACCTCGGTTCCGACCGCCCGGGAGAGCCGTTGTCGGGCGGGCCGGTATGCGGCGTGACCTCGATCCGCCCGGTCGCCCTGCTGCGTCTCGAAGGGGCCGGCATGGTCGGCGTGCCGGGCATCGCCATGCGCCTCTTTGGAGCGTTGGCCCGGGAGGCCGTGAGCGTCATCCTGATCAGCCAGGCTTCGAGTGAGCATTCGATTTGTTTCGCCATCGAACCGTCGACCATTGCGGATGCCGAGCGAGCCATCGGGGCGGAGTTTGCCCTGGAGCGACAGTCCGGGCGCATCGACGACTTGGTGGTCGAGCAGGATTTGGCGATCGTCGCCGTCGTCGGTTCCGGCATGCGCGAGCAGCCGGGCATCGGCAGCCGCCTGTTCGGAGTGCTGGGAGAAGGCCGTATCAACGTCCGGGCCATCGCCCAGGGTTCCTCCGAGCGCAACATCTCCCTGGTGGTGGCGGCGGCGGACGAAACCCGCGCCCTCGAAGCCATCCACGGTGCCTTCTTCGGCGAGGCCTCCTCCCCGCCCACGGGCGTGCCCGCCGACGCGCCCCCGGTAGAACTCTTCGTGGCCGGTGCCGGCAGGGTGGGCGGCGAGCTGTTCAAACAGCTCAGCGGCCGGCGAGACGCTCTCGCCGCCGAAGGCATCGACTTGGCGATTGCCGCCGTCGCCAACAGCTCTCGGATGCTGGCTCGGGCGGAGGGTCGGGGCCTCGATCCGGCCGCGGTGGTCGACTCCCTGGCCGAGGGCGGCGAGCCCTCCGGAGTCGAGGGGTTGGTCGACTTCGCTCTCGGAGGCTCGGGACCGGCGCGGATCTTCGTCGACGTGACGGCGAGTCCCTCCGTTGCCGCCTTCTACGACCGGCTGCTCGAGGACGGCGTTTCCGTGGTCACCGCCAACAAGTTGCGCCTCGCCGGCCCGCTCGAGGGTTGGCGCTCCCTTCGGCGCCTCACCGGTCGGCGCTCGGATCAGCCTGCGGGACGCCTCTACTTCGAGACCACCGTCGGGGCCGGCCTGCCGGTGATTCGCACCCTCGCCGACCTGCTCGCCACGGGCGACCGGTTGGTCGCCGTCGAAGGCGTGTTCTCCGGCACCCTGAGCTACCTGATGAGTCGCCTCGAGGAGGGAGTTCGGTTGAGCGAAGCGGTGCGCGAAGCGTGGCAGAAGGGGTTCACGGAGCCGGATCCACGGCAGGATCTCGGCGGCCTGGACGCTGCCCGCAAGCTCTTGATCCTGGCGCGCCTGGCGGGCCACGAACTCGCTCCGGAAGAGGTCGAGGTCGAGCCCCTGGTGCCGGACGGGCCGCCGAATGAACCCCTGGATGATTTCTGGCTCCGCCTGGCACAGCACGACGACGCCTTCGAAGAACGCCTTGCGGCCGTCCGGGCCAGCGGTCGCCGTTTGCGCTATCGGGCGAGCTTCCGGCCGGGAGACGACGACGGCAGCCCGCGGGTGGCCCTGGAAGAGGTGCCGGAAGACCACCCCCTGGCCGGCGTCACCGGCAGCGACAACATGGCGGTGTTCACCACCGAGCGCTATCGGCAGTCGCCGCTGGTGATCCGCGGTCGCGGTGCCGGTCCGGAGGTGACCGCCGCCGGCGTCTTCGCGGACATCCTGCGGGCGGTCGCCGAGGCGAACCGGTGA
- a CDS encoding alpha/beta fold hydrolase codes for MRKTTFTVIALVLFATCLPMASFGTEAPSADSTERTAYADLAGYWMGVHLRQGSPRFVQLEITVRDGRPAAAVIHPEWASIGEPAAAIEVEGSKVSIRFDEQTAIELELDPVRGEMAGTGTVSGTGDHRFFRAHYKKTFRPALPAIERKALTFEHAGKTFSAELVLPAAPGPHPAMVMFHGRSNGKKESFRDDVVLLARRGVATLAFDRRGEGDSGGDATTATFADLAADGRAAVAALADRPEVDAARLGIYGQSAGGWVAAAVAADNPRVRFVVLNVGPAVSVWEQQAQVSQYRMKRQTEIDFTTEELAAARAHVTQVMEVGRRGEGWDRLAEANARAEQTRWGRFVPRPDEERDFDWPRRFATDPRPYLETITVPLLALYGENDIIVPPEENVPRLEAALQRAGNANYEIVILPQTGHGLALGGATGELGGSDVHFWPRYAPELYSTLFGWLETSL; via the coding sequence ATGAGAAAAACGACCTTCACCGTGATTGCTTTGGTGCTCTTCGCCACCTGCCTGCCGATGGCCAGCTTCGGGACGGAAGCCCCCAGCGCGGATTCCACAGAACGAACCGCCTACGCGGATCTCGCCGGCTATTGGATGGGCGTTCACCTGCGGCAGGGCTCTCCCCGGTTCGTCCAGCTGGAGATCACCGTGCGAGACGGCCGCCCGGCGGCGGCGGTGATCCACCCGGAGTGGGCGAGCATCGGCGAGCCGGCGGCCGCCATCGAGGTTGAGGGGAGCAAGGTGTCGATCCGATTCGACGAGCAAACCGCCATCGAGCTCGAACTCGATCCGGTACGCGGCGAGATGGCGGGAACCGGGACCGTCTCCGGTACCGGCGACCACCGTTTTTTCCGAGCCCACTACAAGAAGACCTTTCGGCCGGCGCTGCCGGCCATCGAGCGCAAAGCCCTGACCTTCGAGCACGCCGGGAAGACCTTTTCGGCCGAACTGGTGCTGCCGGCGGCGCCCGGTCCCCACCCGGCGATGGTGATGTTCCACGGCCGGAGCAACGGCAAGAAGGAGAGTTTTCGCGACGACGTCGTGCTCCTCGCCCGGCGCGGTGTCGCAACTCTCGCCTTCGACCGGCGCGGCGAAGGGGACTCCGGCGGAGATGCCACCACCGCGACCTTCGCCGACCTCGCCGCCGACGGCCGGGCCGCCGTCGCCGCCTTGGCGGATCGGCCGGAGGTCGATGCCGCGCGCCTCGGCATCTACGGCCAAAGCGCCGGCGGGTGGGTGGCCGCGGCGGTGGCCGCCGACAATCCACGGGTTCGCTTCGTGGTGCTCAATGTCGGACCGGCGGTTTCCGTTTGGGAGCAGCAGGCACAGGTTTCCCAGTACCGCATGAAGCGCCAAACCGAGATCGACTTCACCACCGAAGAGCTGGCCGCCGCCCGCGCCCACGTCACCCAGGTGATGGAGGTCGGTCGCAGAGGTGAGGGCTGGGACCGCCTCGCGGAAGCCAACGCCCGAGCGGAACAAACCCGCTGGGGCCGATTCGTTCCGCGCCCCGACGAAGAACGGGACTTCGACTGGCCGCGGCGCTTCGCCACCGACCCGCGGCCGTACCTGGAGACAATCACCGTGCCGCTCCTCGCCCTCTACGGCGAGAACGACATCATCGTGCCGCCGGAGGAAAACGTTCCCCGCCTCGAAGCCGCCCTCCAGCGTGCCGGCAACGCAAACTACGAAATCGTGATCCTGCCGCAGACCGGCCACGGCTTGGCCCTCGGCGGCGCCACCGGTGAACTCGGCGGTTCGGATGTCCACTTCTGGCCTCGCTACGCCCCGGAGCTGTATTCCACCCTCTTCGGGTGGCTGGAAACCAGCCTCTAG
- a CDS encoding DUF2007 domain-containing protein: protein MICPNCRAEFRAGIDRCADCEIPLVPGGAVDEGADPVRLVKAADPVRLSVLKTLLEAEGIPYFVQGEESLHMLPIAGQGGIFSKDGLAASVMVSENYIEQARAVIEASDVSFDGEDLEPD from the coding sequence ATGATCTGCCCAAATTGCCGCGCCGAGTTTCGTGCAGGAATCGACCGCTGTGCCGATTGTGAGATTCCCCTGGTGCCGGGAGGGGCCGTTGACGAAGGAGCGGATCCCGTCCGCCTGGTCAAGGCGGCGGATCCGGTGCGCCTGAGCGTGCTCAAGACCCTGCTCGAAGCGGAGGGCATTCCGTACTTCGTGCAGGGCGAGGAATCTCTCCACATGTTGCCCATCGCCGGCCAGGGCGGCATCTTCTCGAAAGACGGCTTGGCCGCTTCGGTGATGGTTTCGGAGAATTACATCGAGCAGGCCCGGGCGGTGATCGAAGCCAGCGACGTCAGTTTCGATGGTGAGGACCTGGAACCGGACTGA
- the thrC gene encoding threonine synthase produces MRFVSTGGSAPAADLRTVLVEGLAPDGGLYLPERWPAPDGDFLARLRDASLVEVAERVTAPFLAEIPPADRRALIESALDFPIPLARLQPSVSVLELFHGPTLAFKDVGARFLARLLVYLLAGEDRPLTVLVATSGDTGSAVAQAFLGLPRTRVVILFPEGKVSPLQERQFTTLGENIEALAVDGTFDDCQRLVKAIFADEDLRRRLLLTSANSINFGRLLPQVIYYFHAAAQLPPGAPPPLFSVPSGNFGNLTAGLIAQRLGLATAGFVAATNANDVVPAYLETGRFEPRPSVPTLSNAMDVGDPSNFDRIQALYGSDRQALQRDLTGARFTDDETRAAIAQVAEQTGTILDPHTAVGYLALEQTLARRTEPASGIVLATAHPAKFRDGLKPVLGREIRLPNRLAACLERERRSKRVPAEVEAVREVVEGLER; encoded by the coding sequence ATGAGATTCGTCAGCACCGGCGGCTCGGCTCCCGCCGCCGATCTCCGAACGGTGTTGGTCGAGGGCTTGGCGCCGGACGGCGGTCTCTATCTGCCGGAGCGCTGGCCGGCGCCGGATGGCGACTTTCTGGCGCGCTTGCGGGACGCTTCGCTGGTGGAGGTCGCCGAGCGGGTGACCGCTCCTTTTCTGGCGGAGATCCCGCCGGCCGACCGGCGCGCCTTGATCGAAAGCGCGCTGGATTTCCCCATTCCGCTCGCCCGCCTGCAGCCATCGGTCTCGGTGCTGGAGCTGTTCCACGGCCCGACCCTGGCCTTCAAGGACGTCGGCGCGCGTTTCCTGGCGCGGCTCCTCGTCTACCTGCTCGCCGGCGAGGACCGCCCGCTGACGGTGCTCGTCGCCACCTCCGGCGACACCGGCAGCGCCGTCGCCCAGGCCTTCCTCGGCTTGCCGCGCACGCGGGTGGTGATCCTCTTTCCGGAGGGCAAGGTCAGCCCGCTCCAGGAGCGGCAGTTCACCACCCTGGGCGAGAACATCGAAGCCCTCGCCGTCGACGGCACCTTTGACGATTGCCAACGGCTGGTCAAGGCGATCTTCGCCGACGAGGACTTACGCCGCCGACTGCTGCTGACCTCCGCCAACTCCATCAACTTCGGCCGGCTGCTGCCGCAGGTGATCTACTACTTCCACGCTGCGGCACAGCTTCCGCCGGGGGCTCCACCACCGCTCTTTTCGGTGCCGAGCGGCAACTTCGGCAACCTGACGGCGGGTCTGATCGCGCAGCGCCTCGGCCTGGCCACCGCCGGTTTCGTCGCCGCCACCAACGCCAACGACGTGGTGCCCGCCTACCTCGAAACCGGCCGCTTCGAACCGCGCCCCTCGGTACCGACCCTGTCGAACGCCATGGACGTCGGCGACCCCAGCAACTTCGACCGTATCCAAGCCCTCTACGGCAGCGACCGGCAGGCGTTGCAGCGAGATCTCACCGGCGCCCGCTTCACGGACGACGAAACCCGTGCCGCCATCGCCCAGGTCGCGGAGCAGACTGGCACCATCCTCGATCCTCACACCGCCGTCGGCTATCTGGCCTTGGAGCAAACCCTTGCCCGCCGCACCGAGCCGGCCTCCGGCATCGTCCTCGCCACCGCCCACCCGGCCAAATTCCGCGACGGCCTGAAGCCCGTCCTCGGCCGCGAAATCCGGCTACCGAACCGCCTGGCGGCGTGCTTGGAGCGGGAGCGCAGATCCAAGCGCGTGCCGGCGGAGGTGGAGGCAGTGCGGGAAGTGGTGGAAGGCCTGGAGCGCTAG
- a CDS encoding spondin domain-containing protein, with product MTRRNIICGARCVRLTLIAGALFATLAAAPAWALDPTPTAQYTVRFDGVWSPATHPIEFPPGPHFSPLVGATHQLDQRFWQEGTRASHGIRRMAEEGRSGPLANEVRAAISAGTADQVLEGGGIARSPGSRNLSFEVHENFPAVTLVSMIAPSPDWFVGVSALSLKENGEWVTELVLPLFAYDAGTDSGTTFLSPNAPSIPTVPVHRIQGGSLGNGQFLGTFTFTRTDAPPPPALALQEGRFRIRVAWERPNGDGGFGHGTALTTDSGTFWFFDAANVELIVKVINACEEFDRFWFFAAGLTNVGVEIEVEDTEAGEIHRWENPVGQPFVAIQNTTAFATCP from the coding sequence ATGACCCGACGAAACATCATCTGCGGCGCGAGGTGCGTCCGTCTGACGCTGATCGCCGGCGCCCTTTTCGCGACCCTTGCAGCGGCCCCGGCCTGGGCCTTGGATCCGACCCCCACCGCCCAGTACACGGTCCGTTTCGACGGTGTCTGGTCGCCGGCCACCCACCCGATCGAGTTTCCGCCGGGACCGCACTTCTCCCCCCTGGTCGGCGCCACCCACCAGCTCGATCAGCGCTTCTGGCAGGAAGGCACCCGCGCCAGCCACGGCATCCGGCGGATGGCCGAAGAAGGCCGTTCCGGCCCGCTGGCGAACGAGGTGCGCGCCGCGATCTCAGCCGGCACCGCCGACCAGGTGCTCGAAGGCGGTGGCATCGCCCGCTCACCCGGCTCGCGCAACTTGAGCTTCGAGGTTCACGAGAACTTTCCGGCGGTGACCCTGGTGTCGATGATCGCCCCGAGTCCGGACTGGTTCGTCGGCGTCTCCGCTCTCTCCCTCAAAGAGAACGGCGAATGGGTGACCGAGTTGGTATTACCGCTGTTCGCCTACGATGCCGGCACCGATAGCGGCACGACCTTTCTGTCACCCAACGCGCCCTCCATCCCGACGGTGCCGGTGCACCGCATCCAGGGCGGTTCGCTGGGCAACGGACAGTTTCTCGGCACCTTCACCTTCACCCGCACCGACGCCCCACCGCCACCGGCGCTCGCCCTCCAGGAAGGGCGCTTCCGGATCCGCGTCGCCTGGGAAAGGCCGAACGGCGATGGCGGCTTCGGCCACGGCACGGCGCTGACCACCGACTCCGGCACCTTTTGGTTCTTCGACGCCGCCAACGTCGAGCTGATCGTCAAGGTGATCAACGCCTGTGAGGAGTTCGACCGGTTCTGGTTCTTCGCGGCCGGCCTGACCAACGTGGGGGTGGAGATCGAGGTGGAAGACACCGAAGCCGGCGAAATCCACCGGTGGGAGAACCCCGTCGGCCAGCCCTTCGTGGCGATTCAGAACACGACGGCGTTTGCGACTTGTCCCTAG
- a CDS encoding DUF4203 domain-containing protein, which yields MIPSDLTFEPFLAESTHPLLIAVVGLALLVAGRKIFWLAVGVTGFAFGLGLAIRFLDLESPWVHLVIALLAGVLGIALAFLVQRLAVALAGFILGGYGGLWLWQMLDAPPWELPSWLVFLVAGMVVALLASGLFELALIGLSAWLGAALLVDAAGVLGLLDLRGAAAAVATLALAALGAWIQTGVFRRR from the coding sequence ATGATTCCCTCCGACCTGACCTTCGAACCCTTTCTCGCCGAGTCCACCCATCCCCTGCTGATCGCTGTCGTCGGGTTGGCCCTGCTGGTCGCCGGACGCAAGATCTTCTGGCTCGCGGTGGGGGTAACCGGTTTCGCCTTCGGCCTCGGCCTGGCGATCCGCTTCCTCGATCTCGAATCGCCCTGGGTCCACCTGGTCATCGCCCTGCTGGCGGGGGTGCTCGGGATCGCCCTCGCCTTTCTGGTGCAGCGGCTGGCGGTCGCCCTCGCCGGGTTCATCCTCGGCGGCTACGGCGGCCTCTGGCTGTGGCAGATGCTCGATGCGCCACCTTGGGAGCTACCCTCCTGGCTGGTGTTTCTGGTCGCCGGAATGGTGGTGGCGCTGCTGGCGAGTGGACTGTTCGAACTCGCACTCATCGGCCTGTCCGCCTGGCTCGGCGCGGCGCTGCTAGTGGACGCCGCCGGGGTACTCGGCCTGCTCGACCTGCGCGGCGCCGCCGCCGCCGTGGCAACCCTCGCGCTGGCGGCGTTGGGCGCCTGGATCCAGACGGGCGTCTTTCGCCGCCGCTAG
- a CDS encoding citrate synthase family protein yields the protein MADDFLTAEEAANSLGIRVASLYAYVSRGMLTSEPIPGEPRGRRYRRQEIERLAARKALRRDPESAVPTALDFGAPLLESAITLIEGGRLYYRGRDASRLARSRSVEDVAALLWTGGAEDGADLFGPQSGSPPNDDPPQIEDAADGDWDPISRCQVALASAAGSDPGAWDLRPKAVPRTGVRIFRRMVAEMSAAGSGAAEQLPAAGTGAAAQLAACWAPERPEAAGLLRAALILCADHELNVSAFTARCVASAESSPYDVVIAGLSALRGRRHGGHTARVEALLDEVNSLGDARQALGERLRRGAQVPGFGHTLYPAGDPRAALLLELAAKAAPEVTAVPALVAAADEILGEKPTLDVGLVALAGALDLPRAAPLALFALGRTLGWIGHAIEQYAAGRLIRPRARYTGPAPG from the coding sequence ATGGCCGATGACTTTCTGACCGCCGAAGAGGCGGCGAACAGCCTCGGCATTCGGGTGGCGAGCCTGTATGCCTACGTGAGCCGAGGCATGTTGACCTCGGAACCGATTCCCGGGGAGCCGCGGGGGCGCCGCTACCGGCGCCAGGAGATCGAGCGCCTGGCCGCCCGCAAGGCGCTCCGGCGGGACCCGGAGAGCGCCGTGCCGACGGCCCTCGACTTCGGCGCGCCGCTGCTGGAGTCCGCTATCACCCTGATCGAAGGCGGACGCCTCTACTACCGGGGTAGGGATGCCAGCCGCCTGGCTCGCAGCCGGAGCGTGGAAGACGTGGCGGCCCTGCTGTGGACCGGCGGCGCGGAAGACGGTGCCGACCTCTTCGGCCCGCAGAGCGGCAGCCCACCGAACGACGACCCGCCGCAGATCGAGGACGCCGCGGACGGGGACTGGGACCCGATCAGCCGCTGCCAGGTCGCCCTCGCCAGCGCCGCCGGCAGCGACCCCGGCGCCTGGGACCTGCGGCCGAAGGCGGTGCCACGGACCGGAGTCCGTATCTTCCGGCGCATGGTGGCCGAGATGAGCGCGGCCGGCAGCGGCGCGGCGGAGCAACTCCCGGCGGCGGGGACCGGAGCGGCGGCGCAATTGGCAGCCTGCTGGGCGCCGGAACGGCCGGAGGCCGCCGGCCTGTTGCGCGCCGCCCTGATCCTCTGTGCCGACCACGAATTGAACGTCTCGGCCTTCACGGCACGCTGCGTCGCCTCGGCGGAGTCGTCCCCCTACGACGTGGTGATCGCCGGCCTGTCAGCCCTGCGCGGCCGGCGCCACGGTGGCCACACGGCGCGGGTGGAAGCCCTCCTCGATGAGGTGAACTCGCTGGGCGATGCCCGGCAGGCCCTCGGCGAGCGCTTGCGCCGCGGCGCGCAGGTGCCGGGCTTCGGACACACCCTCTACCCGGCCGGCGATCCACGCGCTGCCTTGCTCTTGGAACTGGCCGCCAAGGCGGCTCCCGAGGTCACTGCCGTTCCGGCCCTGGTCGCAGCGGCGGACGAAATCTTGGGCGAAAAGCCGACCCTCGACGTCGGCCTGGTGGCGCTGGCCGGCGCCCTCGACTTGCCGCGCGCTGCACCCCTCGCCCTCTTCGCCCTCGGCCGGACCCTCGGCTGGATCGGCCACGCCATCGAGCAGTACGCCGCCGGCCGCCTGATCCGGCCGCGCGCCCGCTACACCGGACCGGCACCGGGTTAG
- a CDS encoding homoserine kinase: MTPSSVRAFAPASVSNVCCGFDVFGFAIEGPGDTVTARPTAEDGVHIAAIRGAGGRLPTDPEKNTAGVAARHLLEQAGASHGSTRGVELEVDKDMPLSSGLGSSAASAVAAVVAVNTLFDLGADRETLLRCAIEGERAACGTAHSDNAAPSLFGGFVMVRGAGASSAPVLRVDELPVPPELYCAILRPRVAIDTRAARAALEGEVPLSAAVAQWGNTAAFVAGLFRGDADLLASALEDAVAEPVRTPLVPGFDAVKGAALEAGAIGCGLSGSGPAVFALAFGAEEARGVGAAMAGALNRAMPESPAGDLWISPVAAPGARVLPP; this comes from the coding sequence GTGACCCCTTCGTCCGTCCGGGCTTTCGCTCCGGCGAGCGTCTCCAATGTCTGCTGCGGTTTCGACGTCTTCGGCTTCGCCATCGAGGGACCCGGCGACACGGTGACGGCGCGACCAACCGCCGAGGATGGAGTCCACATCGCCGCCATCCGCGGCGCCGGCGGACGCCTGCCGACGGATCCCGAAAAGAACACCGCTGGTGTCGCGGCCCGGCACCTGCTCGAACAGGCTGGCGCCTCGCATGGCTCCACCCGCGGCGTCGAACTGGAGGTGGACAAGGATATGCCGCTGTCGAGCGGACTGGGATCCAGTGCCGCCAGCGCCGTGGCGGCGGTGGTGGCGGTGAACACGCTGTTCGACCTGGGGGCCGATCGCGAGACGCTGCTGCGCTGCGCCATCGAAGGCGAGCGCGCCGCCTGCGGCACGGCCCACTCGGACAACGCCGCTCCCAGCCTTTTCGGCGGCTTTGTGATGGTGCGCGGCGCCGGAGCATCCAGCGCTCCGGTCCTGCGGGTCGATGAGTTGCCGGTGCCGCCGGAGCTCTACTGCGCCATCCTGCGGCCGCGGGTCGCCATCGATACCCGCGCCGCCCGGGCTGCCCTCGAGGGCGAAGTTCCGCTGTCCGCCGCGGTCGCCCAGTGGGGCAACACCGCCGCCTTCGTCGCCGGTCTCTTCCGGGGCGACGCCGATCTACTGGCCAGTGCCCTCGAAGATGCCGTCGCCGAGCCGGTGCGCACGCCGCTGGTGCCGGGCTTTGACGCCGTCAAGGGAGCTGCCCTCGAGGCCGGTGCTATCGGCTGCGGCCTCTCCGGCAGCGGGCCGGCGGTCTTCGCGCTGGCCTTTGGTGCCGAGGAGGCCCGAGGCGTCGGCGCTGCCATGGCCGGGGCCCTGAATCGGGCGATGCCCGAGTCACCGGCCGGCGACCTGTGGATCAGCCCGGTCGCGGCCCCGGGTGCGCGCGTGTTGCCGCCATGA
- a CDS encoding citrate synthase/methylcitrate synthase yields the protein MTPSGAPPSDVSFRPGLAGIVAAETSLSRVEGEAGRLTLRGYPLEEIAPRASFEEMVFLLWEDRLPTARELHAFRQELASRRRLAPATLALLAAAAEGRVGVMDALVMGAASLALDPTADERTLVACVPSLVATYARLAAGDEPIPVRPDLGLAAGYLWQLTGEEPSAERVRGLETYLNTVCDHGFNASTFTARVIVSTGSDGVSSVVGALGALKGPLHGGAPGPALDMVREIGVVERAEDWLRAVLDRGERLMGFGHRVYRVRDPRADVLAAAAEGYFARGAGDRHLWHLARGVEEVALRLLRERKPDRRIETNVEFYTALLLDGLGLPTELFSPTFAIGRVAGWTAHGREQRAEGRLIRPSSTYVGAQGRRWVPLDERG from the coding sequence ATGACGCCCTCTGGTGCCCCACCCTCTGATGTGAGTTTTCGGCCCGGCCTGGCCGGCATCGTCGCCGCTGAAACGAGCCTCAGCCGGGTGGAGGGCGAAGCCGGCCGCCTGACCCTGCGTGGGTATCCGCTGGAGGAGATCGCGCCCCGCGCTAGCTTCGAGGAGATGGTCTTCCTGTTGTGGGAGGACCGCCTGCCCACTGCCCGCGAGCTGCACGCATTCCGGCAAGAACTCGCCTCCCGCCGAAGGCTCGCTCCGGCCACCTTGGCCCTACTCGCCGCCGCGGCCGAGGGGCGAGTTGGAGTGATGGACGCGCTGGTGATGGGGGCGGCCTCGCTGGCGCTGGATCCAACCGCCGATGAGCGCACGCTGGTCGCCTGTGTCCCCAGTCTGGTCGCCACCTACGCTCGGTTGGCCGCCGGTGACGAGCCCATCCCCGTGCGCCCGGACCTCGGCCTGGCGGCCGGGTACCTGTGGCAGTTGACCGGCGAGGAGCCGTCGGCGGAGCGCGTGCGCGGTCTCGAAACGTACCTCAACACGGTGTGCGATCACGGTTTCAACGCCTCGACCTTCACCGCCCGGGTGATCGTTTCCACCGGCTCCGATGGCGTGTCGTCGGTGGTCGGTGCTCTGGGGGCGCTGAAGGGTCCTCTCCACGGCGGCGCGCCCGGGCCGGCCCTCGACATGGTGCGGGAGATCGGCGTCGTCGAGCGCGCCGAGGACTGGCTCCGCGCCGTCCTCGACCGCGGCGAACGGTTGATGGGTTTCGGCCACCGGGTGTACCGGGTGCGGGATCCGCGGGCCGATGTGCTGGCCGCCGCGGCGGAAGGTTACTTCGCGCGGGGCGCGGGCGACCGGCATCTCTGGCACTTGGCGCGGGGCGTCGAGGAGGTGGCCTTGCGGCTGTTGCGCGAGCGCAAACCGGACCGCCGCATCGAGACCAACGTCGAGTTCTACACCGCGCTCCTGCTCGACGGCCTGGGCCTGCCGACGGAACTCTTCTCTCCCACCTTCGCCATCGGCCGGGTCGCCGGCTGGACGGCCCACGGGCGGGAACAGCGGGCAGAAGGCCGTCTCATCCGGCCGAGTTCCACCTACGTCGGAGCCCAGGGCCGGCGCTGGGTGCCGCTGGACGAGCGGGGATAG